A single region of the Lotus japonicus ecotype B-129 chromosome 4, LjGifu_v1.2 genome encodes:
- the LOC130710005 gene encoding transcription factor MYB98-like: MLHINCPVINEFSLSLPLKNINGDSLKQCVTPLMALETNLRENHSLQLMHLQENYLKPGMKDELPFGVPSLQDFHHIDQFHHENGSSNPIFGIQTPNFGPFDFQVYEGKPFAEQNGCGHAHHMENIPYQGYSMNLHQGNQQDMNMLVANQSYYMPFNTLETKPLNFVAPDEMSCISQTDYHRRIGLNKNMESQTTRRTFKSQKKSNIVKGQWTVDEDRLLMQLVEQYGVRKWSHIAQKLPGRIGKQCRERWHNHLRPDIKKDIWTDEEDKILIQAHAEIGNKWAEMVKKLPGRTENSIKNHWNATKRRQYSKRKCRSKYPRGSLLQEYIKSLNLDQNPPRDFRKRSHANAKTNISNTSKLAPTQPQIVGQLTCSTEPLVPNYDFNEVQDFSLDDNLFEESGIIDSLLDDMHNIPSMDEKFFDGKLQCAPTQSCKGKQVVNLDEYHFETEMSEEMMTSTSGIEVKKELDLVEMMSLVHESI; this comes from the exons ATGCTTCATATCAATTGCCCTGTAATCAATgaattctcactctctctcccACTGAAGAATATAAATGGAGATAGTTTAAAACAATGTGTTACTCCTCTTATGGCTCTTGAGACAAATCTCAGAGAAAACCATTCCTTGCAGCTAATGCATTTGCAAGAAAACTATTTGAAACCCGGCATGAAAGATGAGCTTCCTTTTGGGGTTCCTTCCTTGCAAGATTTTCACCATATTGATCAGTTTCATCATGAGAATGGCTCCTCCAATCCAATTTTTGGGATCCAGACTCCAAATTTTGGTCCTTTTGATTTTCAAGTTTATGAGGGCAAGCCTTTTGCTGAGCAAAATGGTTGTGGGCATGCTCACCATATGGAGAATATCCCATACCAAGGTTATAGTATGAACCTCCATCAGGGGAATCAACAGGATATGAATATGCTGGTTGCAAACCAAAGTTATTACATGCCCTTTAACACTCTAGAAACCAAGCCTTTGAATTTTGTTGCACCAGATGAAATGTCCTGCATATCCCAAACAGATTATCACAGGAGAATTGGCTTGAATAAAAACATGGAATCTCAAACCACTAGAAGAACCTTTAAATCTCAGAAGAAGTCCAACATAGTGAAGGGGCAATGGACTGTGGATGAAGATAG ATTGTTGATGCAACTGGTTGAACAATATGGAGTGAGGAAGTGGTCTCACATTGCTCAGAAGTTGCCTGGAAGAATTGGGAAACAGTGCAGAGAACGATGGCATAACCATTTAAGGCCTGACATTAAG AAGGATATATGGACTGATGAAGAGGACAAGATACTGATCCAAGCTCATGCAGAGATAGGAAATAAGTGGGCAGAAATGGTGAAAAAATTGCCAGGAAGAACGGAGAACTCAATTAAAAACCATTGGAATGCAACAAAGAGAAGGCAATATTCCAAAAGAAAATGCCGCTCAAAGTACCCAAGAGGCTCTCTTCTGCAGGAATATATCAAGAGCTTGAACTTGGACCAAAACCCACCAAGAGATTTTCGAAAAAGATCTCATGCTAATGCTAAGACAAACATTTCTAACACCAGCAAATTAGCACCAACTCAGCCTCAGATTGTAGGTCAGTTAACTTGTTCCACTGAACCCTTGGTGCCAAACTATGACTTCAATGAGGTCCAAGATTTTTCCCTAGATGATAACTTGTTTGAAGAGAGTGGTATTATTGACTCTCTGCTAGATGATATGCACAATATTCCAAGCATGGATGAGAAATtttttgatggaaaattgcAATGTGCTCCTACACAATCTTGTAAGGGCAAGCAAGTTGTTAATCTTGATGAGTATCACTTTGAGACAGAGATGTCAGAGGAGATGATGACATCCACTTCAGGGATTGAAGTTAAGAAGGAGTTGGATTTGGTGGAGATGATGTCTCTGGTTCATGAAAGTATTTAA
- the LOC130710004 gene encoding GDSL esterase/lipase At5g62930-like, whose translation MREKIVLFGDSITEESFGDKGWGASLANAYTRKADVLNRGYDGYNTRWALFLLKHHFPLDTPKQPLAATVFFGANDSALSGRAYEKLHVPIEEYRQNLRKIVLHLKTCSPSMLIVLITPPPISEEARLAHLRSLYGENAPELPERTYEVIGQYAKACVEIAKEMGLPYINLWSKLQETDGWQKKFLRDGLHLTPEGNAAVFQEVIKVFNEEGLCADKMPYDFPVYSEVDDKNPQSSLSIPLE comes from the exons ATGAGGGAAAAGATCGTGTTGTTTGGAGACTCCATAACAGAGGAATCTTTCGGAGACAAAGGATGGGGTGCTTCTCTTGCCAATGCCTATACTCGCAAG GCTGATGTACTTAATCGAGGGTATGATGGATATAACACTAGATGGGCTTTGTTCTTGCTGAAACATCACTTCCCTCTG GACACTCCTAAGCAACCTCTTGCTGCCACAGTTTTCTTTGGTGCTAATGATTCAGCTTTGTCAGGAAGAGCCTATGAAAAGCTACATGTACCTATTGAAGAGTACAGACAGAATCTTAGAAAAATTGTTCTAcacttgaag ACATGCTCTCCGTCTATGCTAATTGTGCTTATTACTCCACCTCCAATTTCTGAGGAAGCACGTCTAGCACATTTAAG ATCCTTATATGGTGAGAATGCTCCAGAATTGCCTGAAAGAACATATGAAGTAATTGGTCAGTATGCGAAGGCATGTGTTGAGATAGCTAAGGAAATGGGTTTGCCATATATCAATCTGTGGTCTAAATTGCAAGAAACTGATGGCTGGCAAAAGAAATTTTTGAG AGATGGGTTGCACCTGACACCAGAAGGAAATGCAGCAGTGTTCCAAGAAGTAATAAAGGTGTTCAATGAAGAAGGGCTTTGTGCTGATAAAATGCCATATGATTTCCCTGTCTACTCAGAAGTTGATGACAAAAATCCTCAGAGCTCTTTAAGCATTCCATTGGAGTAG
- the LOC130715899 gene encoding GDSL esterase/lipase At5g62930-like isoform X1: MMREKFVLFGDSLTQEAFRENGWGASLANAYNRKADVLVRGYGGYNTRWAMFLLHHLFPLDTTKQPLATTIFFGANDAALFGRTSEKQHVPIEEYKENLRKMVQHLQICSPTMLIVLITQPPIYEEGRRAYAISLYGENARKLPERTNEAAGQYANACVEIAKEMGVPYINLWSKMQETDGWQTKFLRDGLHLTPEGNAVVYQEVIKVFDEAGLSADKMPYDFPHHSKIDPKNPQSSFQQNVCHVPME, encoded by the exons ATGATGAGGGAGAAGTTCGTGTTGTTTGGAGATTCGTTGACACAGGAAGCGTTCCGAGAGAATGGATGGGGTGCTTCCCTTGCCAATGCCTATAATCGCAAG GCTGATGTACTTGTTCGTGGCTATGGTGGATACAACACTAGATGGGCTATGTTCTTGCTGCACCATCTCTTCCCTCTG GACACAACTAAACAACCTCTTGCCACCACAATTTTCTTTGGTGCTAATGATGCTGCATTGTTTGGAAGAACTAGTGAAAAGCAACATGTACCTATTGAAGAGTACAAAGAAAACCTCAGAAAAATGGTGCAACACTTACAG ATATGCTCACCAACAATGCTAATTGTGCTCATTACTCAACCTCCAATTTATGAGGAAGGGCGTCGGGCATATGCAAT ATCCTTATACGGTGAGAATGCTAGAAAATTGCCTGAAAGAACAAATGAAGCGGCTGGTCAATATGCAAACGCGTGTGTTGAGATAGCTAAGGAAATGGGCGTGCCGTATATCAATCTATGGTCTAAAATGCAAGAAACAGATGGCTGGCAAACAAAATTTTTGAG AGATGGGTTGCACCTGACACCAGAAGGAAATGCAGTAGTCTACCAAGAAGTGATAAAGGTGTTTGATGAAGCAGGGCTTTCTGCTGATAAGATGCCATATGATTTCCCTCACCACTCAAAAATTGATCCCAAAAATCCTCAAAGCTCTTTCCAGCAGAATGTTTGTCATGTCCCAATGGAGTAG
- the LOC130715899 gene encoding GDSL esterase/lipase At5g62930-like isoform X2, which yields MDGVLPLPMPIIARLMYLFVAMVDTTLDGLCSCCTISSLWTQLNNLLPPQFSLVLMMLHCLEELVKSNMYLLKSTKKTSEKWCNTYRSLYGENARKLPERTNEAAGQYANACVEIAKEMGVPYINLWSKMQETDGWQTKFLRDGLHLTPEGNAVVYQEVIKVFDEAGLSADKMPYDFPHHSKIDPKNPQSSFQQNVCHVPME from the exons ATGGATGGGGTGCTTCCCTTGCCAATGCCTATAATCGCAAG GCTGATGTACTTGTTCGTGGCTATGGTGGATACAACACTAGATGGGCTATGTTCTTGCTGCACCATCTCTTCCCTCTG GACACAACTAAACAACCTCTTGCCACCACAATTTTCTTTGGTGCTAATGATGCTGCATTGTTTGGAAGAACTAGTGAAAAGCAACATGTACCTATTGAAGAGTACAAAGAAAACCTCAGAAAAATGGTGCAACACTTACAG ATCCTTATACGGTGAGAATGCTAGAAAATTGCCTGAAAGAACAAATGAAGCGGCTGGTCAATATGCAAACGCGTGTGTTGAGATAGCTAAGGAAATGGGCGTGCCGTATATCAATCTATGGTCTAAAATGCAAGAAACAGATGGCTGGCAAACAAAATTTTTGAG AGATGGGTTGCACCTGACACCAGAAGGAAATGCAGTAGTCTACCAAGAAGTGATAAAGGTGTTTGATGAAGCAGGGCTTTCTGCTGATAAGATGCCATATGATTTCCCTCACCACTCAAAAATTGATCCCAAAAATCCTCAAAGCTCTTTCCAGCAGAATGTTTGTCATGTCCCAATGGAGTAG